The following are from one region of the Streptomyces decoyicus genome:
- a CDS encoding roadblock/LC7 domain-containing protein: protein MTAPKAAASTASVSEKGSGELNWLLDELVERVGSIRKALVLSSDGLATGASKDLTREDGEHLAAVASGFHSLAKGVGRHFEAGQVRQTMVELDEAFLFVSAAGDGSCLAVLADADSDVGLIAYEMTLLVKRVGTHLGTAPRSGLST, encoded by the coding sequence ATGACCGCACCGAAGGCAGCAGCTTCCACCGCATCGGTCTCGGAGAAGGGATCCGGGGAGCTGAACTGGCTCCTGGACGAGCTCGTCGAGCGGGTCGGCTCCATCCGCAAGGCACTGGTCCTCTCCAGCGACGGGCTGGCGACCGGGGCCTCGAAGGACCTGACCCGCGAGGACGGCGAGCATCTGGCCGCGGTCGCGTCCGGCTTCCACAGTCTGGCCAAGGGCGTCGGCCGGCACTTCGAGGCCGGGCAGGTACGGCAGACCATGGTCGAGCTGGACGAGGCGTTCCTGTTCGTCAGCGCGGCGGGCGACGGCAGCTGCCTGGCCGTACTGGCCGACGCGGACTCCGACGTCGGGCTGATCGCGTACGAGATGACGCTGCTGGTCAAGCGTGTGGGTACGCACCTGGGCACCGCGCCCAGGTCCGGCCTTTCCACCTGA